Within Conger conger chromosome 3, fConCon1.1, whole genome shotgun sequence, the genomic segment ACGATTAAAAGGCAGCATAACAGACAAGACTACATGTTTGCAATTCCGTGAATTGGAATATGAGGGCAATACATTAAAATTGTTGTCAGCATAAGGTAATCAAGTGGCTACTGGCATTACATCTCACATTTGATAGATTCTGCATGGCTGATAATCATCCGAATTAATAATTCGATGATTTCATTTATATGATTAAACAGGGCGTAGCAAcaattgtaaaataatatagCATAGGGAATGCGATGCACAAAGCGCATTATTTTATCGTAGTGTAGTTGTGTACACAATCTGAACGGCTAGAATAGGCTATTATGTAGTTCTAGTACCCCAACTTTGCTGAAAAATCATCAAACACTGCTCTTCACAGGGTACATCACATGTATTTAATTTGTTCAAACCCCACAGTATATTGTAATGGGAAATGCATTAATTATTCAATGGGTTGAGTCAAAATTTTAAGAGGATTGGAGTGACAGTCATGGAAACTCCTTAGTAAAATATTTCGCTTttcggaaaaaaaaaataataattacaatagatTTGGTGCGTCTCAGTTTCATCCGGCATGATATGCACAGGCAGTAACAAACTATTTATGCTTTTCTCTGACAAGGGCGCCGCTGaagttaaatttaaaaaattaaaaaattaaaaaattgaaaataattataataaatgacCCCATAGAAGAATCTTCAtgataatgtaatacatttagtTAGCTTAAATGTAAGCTTTAGTTAGGCTATTGTAGAATTAACAAATCGATATTTCCTGCCTGCATAAAGTGTCagagtaaaatcaaggaatgaAGTTTCCTCAAATGGTTCTATTTAGCCAAAGTAAAgtgaaaaataacttttaatgaATTTCAAAATTATCACACAATCGTAGGTtaaagttaaaatgtaaaatgaacttATTTAAACCGAACTGCcttttatttacacatttatcAATTTAAGATTTAGGCTAATTGTTTAGTTCAGTCCATGCAGAATGCAAATAGAATCATGCTTTGTGTATGCAATATTCAAACGTATTTTAGTTGGATACAGGTCACTTAGGCCTATACGTAGGCCTAATGTACGAAAACTATAGGTCCTGACTTGAAAATGTTTAGGTTAATGTGTACAAATATAGCCAGAGCCAAACAATATTGTTAATTTGTTTAGAATAAAgcattttcaatcaatgaaaCACCAAAGCGGTATATTGCAGTAATGTCACAACATAGAAACAGCAATCAACTACAATATAATACATGGAGGAAACAAACTAAGTGACGAACAGTTTATCTTTGTGCACGATTGGCTACATAAGTTATTTTACAATTTAAGTAGTCCTAGGTACATTTCAACAAACAACCCAGCGAAGCAAAACATTGAAACCCAAATAAAAGTTCATAAAATAATAACCTATATTTATTGTAGAAATAGTGAAGTTTTTGAAGACATGGATAGATCCCTGCTGTAGGCTATATCTCATAGCCTACCCCATAGTCACGACGATATGTAAATTAATGTACCGCTGAATATTTCATCCGCTTCTGTTTCTGTCTTTGATTACAAAACCAAACGCGGACCACGTTCTTTTTAAGGTCCAACTTTTCAGCAATTGCCGCGATCTTTTCTGAAGATGGACGGGGCTGAATTGCAAAATATGCTTCCAGGGAGCGTTTCTCTGGTGCTGCTATTGAGGTACGTTTTCGCTTCCTTTCGTTACCATTAAAAAGCTCTGGCTTGCCGTTTTTCTCTCGGTGTGCCGCCTCCGCCTCTTCTAGCCAAGCTTGAAGGACGGGTTTGAGGGCAATCATGTTATTGTGAGATAGAGTCAGGGACTCGAACCTGCAGATGGTGCTCTGGCTTAGAGAACCAACACCAGGTATCTTCAGGTTTGCGAGGGCAGAACCAACGTCTGCCTGGGTAACTCCAAGCTTGATTCTCCTTTGCTTGAAACGCTCAGCAAAGGCTTCGAGCTCTCGAGGGTCAGATTCCACGTCATTGATGCAGGTCATCCCATTGTGCGTGGGCAGGGAATGTGGATGGCCCATGCCCATGGCTTGGTGCAGATGACTCATGGTCTGAAGTACTTGATGCTGGTGTACTTGCGCCGACATCACCGACGGATCCGGTCCCCCCATTCCATTCAATGTAGAGGAAATGTGGTCCAACAGATCTCCCTCCAATGTTTGATGGACGTGGTGATGGGAAGTGAGCGTAGATGGGTGAGAAATGGGCACAGTAGAGGTGGTTGAAGTGCAGGGAATACTACTCATGGTATGGTAGCTGGCGTCTGGCTTGAAAGGATGGGTCTTGCCGTGAGAGACGATATCAACAGCCGCGAGAGCTTCCGCACGGGCCAACAGGCTCTCATCAAAACCTCCGAATATATTGCCCTGGAGCTGCAAGCAGGAATGTGCATATTGGAGTCAGTGGGGAATTCTGTCAACTCAGGATTAAAACATTTCCAGCATAGAGAGAATCCTTCTCAAAGCACAGGTCATAAAAATTAATAGGCAGAACTCGGCTTGAATAGACATGTGGATcagggagagacagggtgagagagtaaaatggagagaaagagataggggAAATCttgagtgagacagagggggggggggggggggggggggggagtgggtgaGGAACGGTGCAATTTTATTGTTTCTCTGACATGAAAAGAACATTAAGCTATTGCCAGTCAAAAGGTGCCGAAGTTattatacaaatgtatataGGCCTACCTGTGGGGGCGGAAGGCAAACTCTGCGCATAGATTCCTGACTTGAGTGGAGGCTCGAATATTTGGGTTCCTGTAGCGCGGGGTGCATGGAAAAATGTTGTTTGCTGTTCATGGTCATCATCTTCGTTGTGCACCTTGCTGGTAGCTAACCCTGACATAGATGCTGGCTGGGCACTCTGGCTTTCTGCAGTCAGTGTGAGCTCTTTCCAATGACAGAGCCTCTCCCTATGCATCTCTACCCACCTGCTCCTTTACTCATCTTACAAGCTGCACTCCAGGGCTGGCTGCCGTGCGCAAGCGTGGTACAAGCAAG encodes:
- the LOC133124907 gene encoding POU domain, class 4, transcription factor 3-like is translated as MMTMNSKQHFSMHPALQEPKYSSLHSSQESMRRVCLPPPQLQGNIFGGFDESLLARAEALAAVDIVSHGKTHPFKPDASYHTMSSIPCTSTTSTVPISHPSTLTSHHHVHQTLEGDLLDHISSTLNGMGGPDPSVMSAQVHQHQVLQTMSHLHQAMGMGHPHSLPTHNGMTCINDVESDPRELEAFAERFKQRRIKLGVTQADVGSALANLKIPGVGSLSQSTICRFESLTLSHNNMIALKPVLQAWLEEAEAAHREKNGKPELFNGNERKRKRTSIAAPEKRSLEAYFAIQPRPSSEKIAAIAEKLDLKKNVVRVWFCNQRQKQKRMKYSAVH